In a genomic window of uncultured Sphaerochaeta sp.:
- a CDS encoding carbohydrate ABC transporter permease, protein MRKRLTLASVLSSVLMIAFTLLTIIPLAWMILSAFKPHALIVRYPLALPLSWYVDNFVLSWTQGHLGIYFINSTIYSFVATLLTVFFALSSGYALSKFPYKSSRVISLIYTLGLLITVHSVIVPLFIMETKLGISNTRLGVILPYIAFGLPFQVFLATTYIKGIPDAMQESAIIDGATFFQVFFRILIPVATPIISTMFIYTFLGNWNEFILVLTLTSDLTVRSLPVGINSFAGGMSRDYGLQFAALVIGTVPMIIFYLVFKDKIAQGFAAGALKE, encoded by the coding sequence ATGAGAAAACGATTGACCTTGGCGAGTGTACTCTCTTCTGTGCTCATGATTGCATTCACCCTGCTTACGATCATCCCTCTGGCATGGATGATACTGAGTGCTTTCAAACCCCATGCCCTGATCGTGCGCTATCCGCTTGCACTCCCCTTGTCTTGGTATGTGGACAATTTTGTTTTGTCCTGGACCCAAGGACACTTGGGAATCTACTTCATCAACAGCACCATCTACTCCTTTGTCGCTACGCTGCTGACCGTATTCTTCGCCTTGAGTAGTGGGTATGCCCTTTCCAAGTTTCCGTATAAGAGCAGTCGGGTCATTTCCCTCATCTATACGCTTGGGTTGCTCATTACGGTTCACTCGGTAATTGTGCCTTTGTTCATCATGGAAACGAAATTGGGGATATCCAACACCCGCTTGGGAGTCATCCTTCCCTATATTGCCTTCGGGCTTCCTTTCCAGGTGTTTCTTGCCACCACCTACATCAAGGGGATTCCTGATGCCATGCAGGAGTCTGCCATCATCGATGGGGCAACCTTCTTCCAGGTGTTTTTCAGGATTCTCATTCCGGTTGCCACCCCGATCATCTCGACCATGTTCATCTATACCTTCCTCGGCAACTGGAACGAATTCATTCTTGTCCTGACCTTGACCAGTGACCTTACGGTACGGTCCCTCCCTGTTGGCATCAACAGTTTTGCAGGGGGGATGTCACGGGATTATGGCTTGCAGTTTGCAGCTCTGGTGATCGGTACGGTACCGATGATCATCTTCTATTTGGTTTTCAAAGACAAAATCGCCCAAGGCTTTGCTGCCGGGGCACTAAAGGAATAA
- a CDS encoding family 20 glycosylhydrolase, producing the protein MPHPLPLIPYPSDVVMLDGLFRNSRRFSLSLERSCDQSFADSAMQYAKELLDRDACLASSKEAANLSIRVEPSLHDKEEAYTLEVLPQNVSIGAYGHQGLFYALQTLRQLQLAYPQSIPCCRIDDSPSLRWRAFMLDVARSFCPVGEIRRIIDIMASFKLNVLHLHLSDDQGWRVALDAYPELGDEKSGRYTKQELKELVEYASVRQVMIIPEIDMPGHVTAALHAYPMVSCTGGPFSIPKGEGIFPDILCVGKEETLDFVKMVLKEIASLFPSPYIHLGGDEIPLERWATCPDCQKRKQALALSDEKSLLRWFYREMTHYANSLGKQVLLYNDYVDDTYDQSIITQIWNPLLDGSQSEHQAILSDYFHSYLDMDHTLLSLHRVYKLGEMLQPGNQARVMGAELMLWTEYISTREERDLHLFPRLLAGSEIFWTRKDMHEYHRFLGTCSQYGKLFLPPHTSITPRHAWDPPLIRQFISRWKRKRRVKRNSKMAGISFA; encoded by the coding sequence ATGCCACACCCACTTCCTCTCATTCCCTATCCCTCTGATGTAGTGATGCTTGATGGATTGTTTCGCAACTCCAGGCGATTCTCTCTTTCTCTGGAACGCTCATGTGACCAGTCGTTTGCCGACAGTGCAATGCAGTATGCAAAAGAGCTTTTGGACAGGGATGCATGTCTTGCGTCTTCAAAAGAAGCAGCGAATCTCAGCATACGAGTGGAGCCGAGCCTGCACGACAAGGAAGAGGCGTATACCTTGGAAGTGCTTCCTCAAAACGTAAGTATTGGTGCGTATGGCCATCAAGGACTATTCTATGCACTGCAAACCCTGCGTCAGCTTCAGCTTGCCTATCCCCAATCCATTCCTTGTTGCCGGATAGACGATTCCCCATCTCTTCGTTGGAGGGCTTTCATGCTGGATGTTGCCCGATCATTCTGTCCTGTCGGGGAAATCCGCCGGATCATTGATATCATGGCATCATTCAAACTGAATGTGCTTCATCTCCATCTGAGTGATGACCAAGGGTGGAGAGTTGCACTTGATGCGTATCCTGAGCTTGGTGATGAGAAATCAGGTCGGTATACCAAGCAAGAGCTCAAGGAACTGGTGGAGTATGCATCGGTCCGACAGGTCATGATCATTCCGGAAATTGATATGCCAGGGCATGTTACTGCCGCCCTGCATGCCTATCCTATGGTTAGTTGCACCGGAGGGCCTTTCAGCATACCCAAAGGGGAAGGGATATTCCCAGACATACTCTGTGTAGGAAAAGAGGAAACACTGGATTTCGTGAAAATGGTGCTGAAAGAGATTGCTTCCCTCTTTCCAAGTCCCTATATCCATCTGGGCGGTGACGAGATTCCCTTGGAACGCTGGGCCACGTGTCCGGATTGCCAGAAAAGGAAGCAAGCATTGGCCTTGTCCGATGAGAAATCATTGCTCAGGTGGTTTTATCGGGAGATGACACACTATGCGAACTCGTTGGGAAAGCAAGTGCTCCTGTACAATGATTATGTTGACGATACCTATGACCAGTCCATCATCACCCAGATATGGAATCCCTTGTTGGATGGCTCACAGTCAGAACACCAAGCGATTTTGAGTGACTATTTTCACTCCTATCTGGATATGGATCATACATTGCTCTCATTGCATCGGGTATATAAGCTGGGAGAGATGCTGCAACCAGGGAATCAGGCACGGGTGATGGGTGCAGAACTCATGCTCTGGACAGAATATATTTCCACCCGTGAGGAACGCGACCTGCATCTGTTCCCCCGCTTGCTGGCAGGATCAGAGATATTCTGGACTCGTAAAGACATGCATGAGTATCATCGGTTTTTGGGTACCTGCTCCCAGTACGGCAAGCTGTTTCTGCCTCCCCATACGAGTATCACACCGAGACATGCGTGGGATCCTCCCCTTATCCGGCAATTCATCAGCCGATGGAAGCGCAAGCGCCGGGTAAAGCGTAACAGCAAGATGGCAGGTATCTCCTTTGCTTGA
- a CDS encoding MBL fold metallo-hydrolase: MNDWFTRDTIDPDTYILSEYRHWEETHCYLLNGSKKSLLIDTGLGICNISEQVVKLTEKPVAAVATHIHWDHIGGHTYFPDFYAHTDELNWLNGEFPLSLEQIRDMVMDRCKAPAGYDVASYEFFQGNPTRILEDGDEIDLGGRIIKVLHTPGHSPGHMCFWEEARGYLFTGDLVYKDTLFAYYPSTDPQAYLTSLKKIAALPAKRVFPAHHSLDIQPEILVRMRNAFQELDAQGNLRHGSGIHDFGDWAVWL; this comes from the coding sequence ATGAACGATTGGTTTACCAGAGACACCATAGATCCAGACACGTACATCCTCAGTGAATACCGGCATTGGGAAGAAACCCATTGCTATCTTCTGAATGGCTCCAAAAAGAGTCTTCTCATCGATACGGGATTGGGAATCTGCAATATCAGCGAGCAAGTGGTGAAATTGACGGAGAAGCCCGTGGCAGCCGTGGCAACACACATCCATTGGGACCACATCGGCGGTCATACATACTTCCCTGATTTCTACGCCCATACGGACGAGCTGAACTGGCTCAACGGAGAATTCCCCCTCTCCTTGGAACAAATCAGGGACATGGTGATGGATCGCTGCAAAGCCCCTGCCGGGTATGACGTTGCAAGCTATGAATTCTTTCAAGGCAACCCCACCCGGATCCTTGAGGATGGGGATGAGATCGACCTGGGAGGAAGAATCATCAAGGTGCTGCACACCCCGGGGCACTCCCCTGGACACATGTGTTTTTGGGAAGAAGCGCGAGGCTACCTGTTTACCGGGGATCTGGTCTACAAGGATACCCTCTTCGCCTACTACCCTTCCACCGATCCCCAAGCCTATCTCACTTCCCTGAAAAAGATAGCAGCCTTGCCTGCAAAACGGGTCTTCCCGGCACACCATAGCTTGGATATCCAACCAGAAATACTGGTGCGAATGCGCAATGCATTTCAGGAGTTGGATGCCCAAGGCAACCTTCGCCATGGCAGTGGCATCCATGACTTCGGGGACTGGGCTGTATGGTTGTAG
- a CDS encoding GNAT family N-acetyltransferase, producing the protein MEQGEIKLVRVAKTTMHEQTVLRNLLKMYCYEWSQYNKLAVNADGEFAFETHASDYWTKEGYQAYLIAVGENWAGFVLFDNDGFIVHKNYDYSMAEFFVLYPYRCCGVGSYVATSIFDSFAGGWEIGCHPKNEASVHFWEKVINCYTEGSYEMIRSCPSYRYHDGTFGDVLSFKAR; encoded by the coding sequence ATGGAACAGGGCGAAATAAAACTCGTGAGGGTTGCCAAGACGACCATGCACGAACAAACGGTCTTGAGAAACCTGCTGAAAATGTACTGTTACGAATGGTCGCAATACAACAAGCTTGCAGTGAATGCAGACGGGGAGTTTGCATTCGAGACGCACGCATCAGACTATTGGACGAAAGAGGGGTATCAAGCCTATCTCATCGCAGTCGGTGAGAACTGGGCTGGATTTGTACTCTTTGACAATGATGGTTTCATCGTGCACAAGAACTACGACTACTCCATGGCTGAATTTTTTGTCTTATATCCGTATCGGTGCTGCGGAGTCGGAAGCTATGTCGCCACCTCCATCTTCGATTCGTTTGCAGGAGGATGGGAGATCGGATGCCATCCTAAGAATGAGGCTTCCGTGCATTTTTGGGAAAAGGTTATCAACTGCTATACAGAAGGATCCTATGAAATGATACGTTCCTGCCCCTCCTATCGGTACCATGATGGTACGTTTGGTGATGTCCTCTCGTTCAAGGCAAGGTAA
- a CDS encoding SDR family NAD(P)-dependent oxidoreductase: protein MSLNILVTGVAGGMGFAACELLVASGYTVFGLDCQQPGEDFSFRFLAADITDSAHLEAAFACIKEEAGSLKAILHFAGVYDLNSLIEIPEPEFIRMFDINLFGVYRVNRLFLPLLEPNGRIIITSSELAPLDPLPFTGLYGVAKTALERYAYSLRMELQLLGYRVSVIRPGAVETGLLQVSKNRLDSFCGNTKLYSCNAARFRSIVDRVESRSIPPQAIGNLALRILQAKHPRYVYTINCNILLRLMHLLPHSWQTGIIRQILR, encoded by the coding sequence ATGAGTTTGAACATTCTCGTAACCGGGGTAGCTGGAGGCATGGGATTTGCAGCCTGTGAACTATTGGTTGCCTCCGGCTATACCGTGTTTGGGTTGGATTGTCAGCAGCCTGGGGAGGATTTCTCCTTCCGGTTTCTTGCTGCTGATATAACAGACAGCGCACACCTGGAAGCTGCGTTTGCCTGCATCAAGGAAGAGGCTGGATCACTCAAAGCAATATTACATTTTGCGGGGGTGTATGACTTGAACTCTCTGATAGAGATTCCCGAACCTGAGTTCATCCGTATGTTTGATATCAATTTGTTTGGTGTGTACCGCGTCAACCGTCTCTTTCTCCCCTTATTGGAACCTAACGGAAGGATCATCATCACCAGCAGCGAACTTGCCCCTTTGGATCCTCTTCCGTTCACTGGTCTCTACGGAGTTGCCAAGACAGCGCTTGAGCGCTATGCCTATTCGCTTCGTATGGAACTTCAACTTCTCGGATACAGGGTGTCCGTAATCCGTCCGGGAGCCGTGGAAACAGGGCTCTTGCAGGTTTCAAAAAATCGATTGGATTCCTTTTGCGGAAACACAAAGCTGTATTCCTGCAATGCCGCCCGATTCCGGTCGATTGTTGACCGGGTTGAATCGCGCAGCATCCCCCCTCAGGCTATCGGAAACCTGGCATTGCGGATACTCCAAGCCAAACATCCGCGATATGTCTACACCATCAATTGCAATATCTTGCTCAGGCTCATGCATCTTCTGCCTCATTCATGGCAAACGGGAATCATCAGGCAGATACTTCGCTAG
- a CDS encoding PhzF family phenazine biosynthesis protein, giving the protein MQYYHVDVFSKGPLTGNGLTVLVCSQFPTPETMLRITREMKQYETIFLKHLQDCEYRARIFTKDEELDFAGHPVLGAAAVIHRAHVGKENAEILFHLNGKDVSVASSAIDGKHEYTCRMNQGAATMLGHIPVSDYPKLIEPLGLDVDNLAPGYPLQVVTTGLPYLIVPVRSGFGNTGIFSSDYESLVASYGAKFVYVIAMHMMEGRTWDFSGLEDVATGSAAGPVGAYLCEHGAYREGEEIILHQGRFVGRPSELRILKERETGNMIVSGNVSIVAEGTFFGDTSPSEVSA; this is encoded by the coding sequence TTGCAGTATTACCATGTTGATGTTTTCTCAAAAGGCCCACTCACAGGAAATGGATTGACCGTTTTGGTTTGCAGCCAGTTTCCCACCCCTGAAACCATGCTTCGGATAACTCGGGAGATGAAGCAATATGAGACCATATTCTTGAAACATCTCCAAGATTGCGAATACAGAGCAAGAATATTCACAAAAGATGAAGAATTGGACTTCGCGGGACATCCTGTGCTTGGTGCTGCTGCTGTGATACACAGGGCCCATGTGGGGAAAGAGAATGCGGAAATTCTGTTTCATCTGAATGGCAAGGATGTTTCTGTTGCCAGTTCGGCAATCGACGGCAAGCACGAGTACACCTGCAGGATGAACCAGGGAGCAGCAACAATGCTCGGCCACATTCCCGTATCCGACTATCCGAAACTGATCGAACCCCTTGGGTTGGATGTGGACAATCTTGCTCCAGGATATCCTTTGCAAGTCGTCACAACAGGCCTACCTTACCTGATAGTACCTGTTCGCAGCGGGTTCGGAAACACAGGAATTTTCTCATCAGACTATGAATCGCTGGTTGCCTCCTATGGTGCAAAGTTTGTCTATGTGATTGCCATGCATATGATGGAAGGCAGAACATGGGATTTCAGTGGATTGGAAGACGTTGCAACAGGCAGCGCGGCTGGACCGGTAGGGGCATACCTGTGTGAACACGGCGCCTACAGGGAAGGGGAAGAAATCATCCTGCACCAAGGACGATTTGTCGGAAGGCCAAGCGAACTGCGTATTCTGAAAGAGAGAGAAACAGGAAATATGATTGTCAGCGGAAATGTATCCATCGTTGCTGAAGGAACCTTCTTTGGTGATACGTCCCCTAGCGAAGTATCTGCCTGA
- a CDS encoding GFA family protein, with protein MNQHKGSCLCGKVTFEIQGDFQSFYLCHCRYCRKDTGSAHAANLFSSSATLHWLTGEELVRTFDYQSSGHIKSFCMECGSALPNLQQNGKLLVVPAGCLDTKTDIRPDGHIFIADKADWDHDLEHIQTFGHLPE; from the coding sequence ATGAATCAGCACAAAGGATCTTGTCTTTGTGGGAAGGTCACCTTCGAAATACAAGGTGATTTTCAGAGCTTCTACCTCTGCCATTGCAGATATTGCCGTAAGGACACGGGGTCTGCCCATGCTGCAAATCTCTTTTCCTCATCCGCAACGCTGCATTGGCTGACGGGTGAAGAACTGGTCAGGACTTTCGATTACCAGTCAAGTGGCCATATCAAAAGCTTTTGCATGGAGTGCGGTTCAGCTCTCCCCAATCTCCAGCAGAACGGGAAATTGCTGGTAGTCCCTGCAGGATGTCTTGACACCAAGACAGACATCCGACCCGATGGACATATTTTCATTGCTGACAAGGCTGATTGGGATCATGATCTCGAGCACATACAGACCTTCGGGCATCTTCCCGAATAG
- the thiD gene encoding bifunctional hydroxymethylpyrimidine kinase/phosphomethylpyrimidine kinase — MNHVLTIAGSDCSGGAGIQADMKTFAAHGVYGMSVIVSVVAENTQRVIGAQDISPTLIAEQLQAVFEDIRVDAVKIGMLPSPAIMACVAENLERRRPRNIVLDPVMIAKNGYPLMDSRLAEILVALVFPLVDVVTPNIPEAEVLANMTISSTEAMETAARIIHAYGPRYVVLKGGHRSDDAADLLYDGNTMHWLRAKRIETKNTHGTGCTFSSAIAANLAMGKPIDDAVRDAKAYVTMAIAHALTIGKGCGPTHHFHDLYKYGLPRQGAQK; from the coding sequence ATGAACCATGTATTGACCATCGCAGGCTCGGATTGCAGCGGCGGTGCAGGCATCCAGGCAGACATGAAGACCTTTGCTGCCCATGGTGTGTATGGGATGAGCGTCATTGTCTCTGTTGTTGCAGAGAACACACAACGGGTGATAGGTGCACAGGACATCTCTCCCACACTGATAGCTGAGCAACTGCAGGCAGTGTTTGAAGACATTCGTGTAGATGCGGTCAAAATCGGAATGTTGCCTTCACCCGCAATCATGGCGTGTGTGGCCGAGAATCTGGAAAGGAGACGACCCCGCAACATCGTACTCGATCCTGTGATGATTGCCAAAAACGGCTATCCTCTCATGGACTCCCGCTTGGCTGAAATTTTGGTCGCTCTGGTATTCCCGCTGGTGGATGTGGTGACGCCAAACATACCGGAAGCCGAAGTGCTTGCAAACATGACTATCTCCTCAACAGAAGCTATGGAAACAGCTGCACGCATCATTCATGCATACGGTCCTCGGTATGTGGTTCTGAAGGGAGGCCATCGTTCTGACGATGCTGCTGACCTTCTGTATGACGGAAACACGATGCACTGGTTGCGAGCAAAACGGATAGAGACCAAGAACACCCATGGGACGGGGTGTACCTTCTCGTCTGCAATTGCAGCGAATCTTGCAATGGGAAAACCCATCGACGATGCGGTCAGAGATGCCAAGGCATATGTAACCATGGCTATCGCTCATGCGCTGACCATCGGAAAAGGGTGTGGCCCGACACATCACTTCCACGATCTCTACAAGTATGGATTACCCAGGCAAGGAGCACAGAAATGA
- the thiM gene encoding hydroxyethylthiazole kinase has protein sequence MNTQQMHATCGQILQAVREKKPIVHQITNYVTVQDCANMVLALGGSPIMADEMEELFDIVQLSKALVLNIGTLNERTRASMLMAGRYAQQAGIPIILDPVGSGASRYRTETVQSLISAVMPTVIRGNLSEIRSVAQLASHTSGVDAAPVDDATGIEETQELAYSLARKLGCVVAITGKTDSVSDGSSIAAIGNGHQSLTRITGTGCMSSALVGTCCAVTDDFFGATVTALLCMGIAGELASVHTGLGVFHASLFDHISTIDGKCLMEKGNLYVR, from the coding sequence ATGAATACACAACAGATGCATGCAACCTGCGGGCAGATCTTGCAGGCCGTTCGCGAGAAGAAACCCATCGTACATCAGATCACCAATTACGTCACGGTACAGGATTGTGCCAATATGGTACTTGCTTTGGGCGGTTCTCCCATCATGGCGGATGAGATGGAAGAGCTGTTTGACATCGTTCAGCTGAGCAAGGCATTGGTCCTCAACATCGGGACGCTGAATGAGAGGACCCGGGCATCCATGCTTATGGCTGGCCGCTATGCACAGCAAGCCGGTATTCCCATTATCCTTGATCCAGTGGGATCGGGAGCTTCCCGATACAGGACTGAGACTGTGCAGAGCCTGATATCTGCGGTGATGCCCACCGTGATCCGGGGAAATCTCTCTGAGATTCGCAGTGTTGCACAACTAGCCAGTCACACCTCAGGAGTTGACGCCGCACCTGTAGATGATGCAACCGGAATCGAGGAAACCCAGGAGCTTGCCTATAGTTTGGCCCGGAAGCTGGGTTGTGTGGTAGCCATTACCGGCAAGACGGATAGTGTCTCGGATGGTTCATCCATCGCAGCCATTGGGAATGGGCATCAATCACTGACCCGTATCACGGGAACAGGGTGTATGAGCAGTGCATTGGTAGGAACTTGCTGTGCAGTGACGGACGATTTCTTTGGTGCCACGGTCACGGCGCTTCTGTGCATGGGAATTGCCGGTGAACTGGCAAGCGTTCATACCGGTTTGGGGGTGTTCCATGCCTCGTTGTTTGACCATATCAGCACAATCGATGGTAAGTGCCTGATGGAAAAGGGGAACCTATATGTCAGATAG
- the cytX gene encoding putative hydroxymethylpyrimidine transporter CytX — MSDSSHAKGFTNRSLFFLWAGAAISVAEILGGSALASLGMAAGLRAILVGHLVGGVLLYFAALMSSTLRTSAMESTRFSYGKQGSYLFSGLNILQLVGWTSIMMLQGSRILDQVTTSLYGYSNPSLWMIAIAVGISLWLVVLSRHRVGVNGVVVILLLILGLFLALRLLHGLPSVAIQASWPQVTFWQGVELNIAMSLSWLPLIGDYTQDARQKRSGPLWSAIGYSIVGSCMFALGLGLSLGTGSSDIAMMLTISGFGLASLFIVFFSTVTTTYLDVYSACDSFLNIVPSGSHRSLSLVVTCISLLLAFLVPLDTIEPFLYLIGAVFSPLYAIVLSDYYILRRASSAGKPWDWENLGIWVAGVILYFLMQKLLVDVSNSLLIFLVIGSAKALFKRRHHGA, encoded by the coding sequence ATGTCAGATAGTAGTCATGCAAAGGGTTTTACGAACAGATCCTTGTTTTTCCTATGGGCTGGAGCGGCAATTTCTGTTGCTGAGATTCTTGGAGGAAGCGCGTTGGCTTCTTTGGGAATGGCTGCAGGTTTGCGAGCCATTCTTGTCGGGCATCTGGTCGGTGGCGTCCTGCTGTATTTTGCTGCCCTCATGAGCAGTACCTTGCGAACCTCTGCAATGGAATCGACACGGTTCTCCTATGGAAAACAGGGATCGTACCTTTTTTCGGGGTTGAATATCCTTCAGCTGGTTGGCTGGACTTCCATCATGATGCTCCAAGGTTCGAGAATCCTCGATCAAGTGACCACCTCGCTGTATGGCTATAGCAATCCCAGCCTCTGGATGATTGCAATAGCCGTAGGCATTTCCCTCTGGCTGGTAGTTCTTTCCCGCCACCGGGTTGGAGTCAACGGCGTTGTGGTCATCCTGTTGCTCATCTTGGGCTTATTCCTGGCTCTTCGTCTTTTGCACGGTCTTCCTTCCGTTGCCATCCAAGCATCATGGCCTCAGGTTACCTTCTGGCAGGGCGTGGAATTGAACATTGCCATGAGCCTCTCTTGGCTTCCCCTGATCGGGGATTACACCCAAGATGCCAGACAGAAGAGAAGCGGCCCGTTGTGGAGCGCCATTGGCTATTCGATTGTCGGGAGCTGTATGTTTGCCTTGGGACTTGGCCTATCCCTTGGTACCGGTAGTTCTGACATCGCCATGATGCTGACCATTTCTGGCTTTGGTTTGGCTTCGCTTTTCATCGTATTCTTCTCCACGGTGACCACCACCTATCTTGATGTCTATTCAGCATGTGACAGTTTTCTGAACATCGTTCCTTCCGGGTCCCACCGAAGCCTCTCGCTGGTCGTCACGTGCATCAGCTTGCTCTTGGCCTTCTTGGTTCCCTTGGACACCATCGAGCCGTTTCTCTATCTCATCGGGGCAGTTTTCAGTCCCCTCTATGCAATCGTGCTGTCGGATTACTATATTCTGCGGCGAGCCTCCTCTGCGGGCAAACCTTGGGATTGGGAGAACCTCGGGATATGGGTGGCGGGAGTGATCCTGTATTTCCTCATGCAGAAATTGCTTGTCGATGTAAGCAACTCCCTGCTTATCTTCCTGGTGATCGGCTCGGCAAAGGCCCTCTTCAAAAGGAGGCATCATGGTGCATGA
- the thiE gene encoding thiamine phosphate synthase, which translates to MVHEVDYTLYLVTVRMLVGTQTLQQCIEQALAGGVTLVQLREKHLDTDSFIELGKPVKYLCDAHNVPLVINDRVDVALELGADGVHLGQGDMDAAQARALLGPDRILGVSATNVEEALKAEADGADYLGVGAMFTTLTKADASYVSLETLAAIRDAVQLPIVTIGGMDERTIPLCGPCKVQGFAVVSALVCQPDVCLAAKRLKHCAMVHAQPVPSRLCGI; encoded by the coding sequence ATGGTGCATGAGGTTGACTATACCCTGTATCTGGTTACGGTCCGGATGCTTGTGGGAACACAGACACTGCAACAATGCATTGAGCAGGCACTTGCTGGTGGGGTCACGCTGGTGCAATTACGGGAAAAACATTTGGATACCGATTCTTTCATCGAGTTGGGCAAACCGGTCAAGTACCTCTGTGATGCACACAATGTCCCCCTGGTGATCAACGACCGGGTGGATGTTGCTCTGGAATTGGGTGCTGATGGGGTGCATTTAGGGCAAGGGGACATGGATGCTGCACAGGCACGTGCCCTGTTGGGACCTGATCGCATCCTGGGCGTATCGGCAACAAATGTGGAAGAGGCGCTCAAGGCTGAGGCCGATGGAGCAGACTATCTGGGAGTGGGAGCGATGTTCACCACCCTGACAAAAGCGGATGCATCGTATGTCTCACTGGAGACATTGGCTGCAATCCGCGATGCTGTGCAGCTTCCGATCGTGACAATCGGGGGGATGGATGAACGAACCATTCCCCTATGCGGTCCGTGCAAGGTGCAGGGGTTTGCAGTTGTTTCCGCTCTTGTTTGCCAACCTGATGTCTGTCTTGCTGCCAAGCGACTGAAACACTGCGCAATGGTCCATGCACAGCCAGTCCCCTCCAGATTGTGTGGAATCTGA
- a CDS encoding Gfo/Idh/MocA family oxidoreductase, whose protein sequence is MRILLIGYGWRSLFFFRIIKALPDRFTLVKWVLRTPQRAEEVRTLHQVETSCDVAEALSCPHDLVILSVPSSSMESLLLLLIKHGETVLCETGFTAMSLEKLNALYHAYAASTSKVFVAEQYYRYPYYHSCRAIQPLLGPVTEVRVASLHDHHGTSLIRHFLAEQGEPCTISAVCRSSWIVKTGARDTVVCSGERIQTKRTVAVFAFADGRTGYFDFADVQYHSCIRSSHFSLFAERGEIVDNEVRYLNADNEGIVQTIQRIEDGGSNNNPRSLRAVTFGDTYHFRNPYWPLGFNDDEIAIALCMEDACRGKGYPLHEALQDSYLAQCMHTSCIEGRAIETQPQSWSKAFSPPSLPC, encoded by the coding sequence ATGCGGATACTGCTTATCGGCTATGGATGGCGCTCTCTTTTCTTCTTTCGGATCATCAAGGCTCTTCCTGACCGTTTCACCCTGGTGAAGTGGGTGCTTCGTACGCCCCAGCGGGCAGAGGAGGTGAGAACGCTTCATCAGGTGGAGACAAGCTGTGATGTTGCAGAGGCTCTCTCGTGTCCCCACGATCTGGTCATTCTGAGCGTTCCTTCTTCCAGCATGGAATCATTGTTGCTCCTGCTCATCAAACATGGGGAAACGGTTCTCTGCGAGACAGGGTTCACTGCGATGTCCTTGGAGAAGCTGAACGCACTGTATCATGCGTATGCAGCATCAACGAGCAAGGTGTTTGTTGCTGAACAGTATTACCGTTATCCCTATTACCACAGCTGTCGTGCAATCCAACCACTGTTGGGACCTGTTACGGAAGTGAGGGTTGCCAGCCTGCATGATCACCATGGGACAAGCCTCATCCGTCATTTCCTCGCCGAGCAGGGAGAACCTTGCACCATCAGCGCTGTGTGCCGTTCCAGCTGGATCGTCAAGACCGGAGCCCGTGATACGGTGGTGTGTTCTGGTGAGCGTATCCAAACCAAACGCACCGTGGCAGTGTTTGCGTTCGCTGATGGCAGGACAGGATATTTCGATTTTGCAGACGTGCAGTACCACAGCTGTATCAGAAGCAGCCACTTCAGCCTTTTCGCCGAGCGCGGTGAGATTGTTGACAACGAAGTCAGGTATCTCAATGCCGACAATGAGGGGATAGTGCAGACCATACAGCGAATTGAGGATGGTGGAAGCAACAACAATCCCCGCTCGCTGCGCGCCGTTACCTTTGGTGATACATACCATTTCAGAAATCCGTATTGGCCGCTTGGCTTCAATGATGATGAGATCGCCATCGCCTTGTGTATGGAGGATGCCTGCCGAGGAAAGGGGTATCCCTTGCATGAGGCACTGCAGGATTCCTACCTTGCCCAGTGCATGCACACAAGCTGCATTGAGGGAAGAGCCATTGAAACGCAGCCCCAAAGCTGGTCAAAAGCCTTTTCCCCTCCCTCGCTTCCCTGCTGA